A stretch of Ipomoea triloba cultivar NCNSP0323 chromosome 13, ASM357664v1 DNA encodes these proteins:
- the LOC116000900 gene encoding coiled-coil domain-containing protein 130-like: MSSLAAARADNFYYPPEWTPKKGSLNKFNGQHALRERARKIDQGILIIRFEMPFNIWCGGCESMIAKGVRFNAEKKQVGNYYSTKIWSFSMKSACCRHEIVIQTDPKNCEYVITSGARRKTEEYEAEDAETLVLPVEEDRSKLADPFYRLEHQEEDIKKKKEAEPRLVRLQKVSDARHSDDYALNKALRARLRGQKKRVAEEETAAKKMGLGFRLLPASKEDAAAASRIKFAHKFDRNRKDKRALIHASSIFSDSSSGSSQRLELEAKRRKINASGASKLLVGGFKPSSWTQGVATSSNHRRM, encoded by the exons ATG TCTTCTCTTGCAGCTGCTAGAGCAGATAATTTTTACTATCCTCCAGAATGGACACCCAAGAAG GGTTCATTGAACAAGTTCAATGGACAACATGCTCTCAGAGAGAGAGCAAGAAAAATAGATCAGGGCATCCTAATTATAAG ATTTGAAATGCCGTTCAATATCTGGTGTGGTGGATGCGAATCAATGATCGCAAAGGGTGTTCGGTTTAATGCTGAGAAAAAGCAAGTGGGAAATTACTATTCTACAAAGATATGGAGCTTTTCCATGAAGTCGGCATGCTGCAgacatgaaattgtaattcaaaCAGATCCAAAGAACTGCGAGTATGTCATTACTAGTGGAGCCCGGCGAAAGACTGAAGAGTATGAAGCTGAAGATGCAGAAACCTTGGTACTCCCTGTTGAAGAAG ACCGAAGTAAGTTAGCAGATCCATTTTACCGTCTTGAGCACCAGGAGGAAGatataaagaagaagaaagaagctgAACCTCGTCTTGTCCGACTTCAGAAAGTATCTGATGCCAGGCACTCTGATGACTATGCCTTAAACAAGGCTCTCCGAGCCAGACTAAGG GGTCAAAAGAAACGTGTTGCAGAAGAAGAGACTGCTGCCAAGAAAATGGGACTTGGCTTTAGGTTGCTTCCTGCATCCAAAGAGGATGCTGCAGCTGCTTCACGAATTAAATTCGCACACAAGTTTGACAGGAACAGAAAGGACAAACGAGCATTAATCCACGCTTCCTCTATATTTTCTGATTCTTCATCCGGGTCCTCCCAAAGATTGGAACTTGAAGCAAAGAGGAGGAAAATAAATGCATCTGGTGCATCAAAATTGCTAGTCGGAGGATTTAAACCATCATCTTGGACTCAGGGTGTCGCTACTTCCAGCAACCACAGGAGGATGTAA
- the LOC116003128 gene encoding transcription factor TCP12-like, with translation MFPTTKNPLPFSTETTTTTLLKRPFPFPFPWDHQNPSYPSQEEPPFFLQFPSPFLDDQIMPLNQIFSHHPPGETAPLNSVNKSPPTTKTKKKTLQGSTPRRRTGKKDRHSKICTAQGVRDRRMRLSLQIARKFFDLQDMLGFDKASNTIEWLLSQSKTAIKELKITAASKHNNGSSSESECEAMSTMDENEENSNTVESKNKKVCKKKKESREKARARARERTKEKMMTKTQNLINPFLDQESISNSYTQEQHSSSHEGIETHFASSLGITEKYIFQYHDVHHNIISNAAPISEGTIDPTSNTFMGFLGNWDPFSGNPSGSAYLGATNLHFQPMVQENNFSSNQY, from the coding sequence ATGTTTCCCACCACCAAAAACCCTTTGCCTTTCTCCAcagaaacaacaacaacaacactgCTCAAAAGgccatttccatttccatttccatggGATCATCAAAACCCTAGCTATCCCAGCCAAGAAGAGCCTCCTTTCTTCCTGCAATTCCCTTCCCCTTTCCTGGACGATCAAATCATGCCCTTGAACCAAATATTCTCTCACCACCCCCCCGGAGAAACTGCACCACTAAATTCAGTAAACAAAAGTCCCCCCACCACTAAAACCAAGAAGAAAACCCTGCAGGGCTCAACTCCAAGGAGGAGGACAGGGAAGAAAGACCGTCACAGCAAGATTTGCACGGCGCAGGGGGTTCGAGACCGCCGGATGAGACTATCCCTGCAAATTGCAAGAAAATTCTTTGATCTCCAAGACATGTTAGGCTTTGACAAGGCAAGCAACACCATAGAATGGCTTCTCTCTCAATCCAAAACCGCAATCAAAGAGCTCAAAATCACCGCAGCTTCAAAGCACAATAATGGCTCAAGCAGCGAGTCTGAATGTGAAGCTATGTCCACCATGgatgaaaatgaagagaacTCAAACACTGTTGAATCAAAGAACAAGAAAGTGTGTAAGAAGAAAAAAGAGTCAAGGGAAAAGGCAAGGGCCAGAGCCAGGGAAAGAACAAAGGAGAAAATGATGACAAAAACCCAAAACCTCATCAACCCTTTTCTTGATCAAGAATCAATTTCCAATTCCTACACTCAAGAACAACACAGCTCTTCCCATGAAGGGATTGAAACCCATTTTGCCAGCAGCCTTGGAATAACAGAGAAATACATCTTTCAGTACCATGATGTTCATCACAACATCATCAGCAATGCTGCTCCAATCTCAGAAGGGACCATAGATCCAACCAGCAACACCTTTATGGGATTTCTTGGGAATTGGGATCCATTTTCAGGTAACCCTAGTGGCTCAGCTTATTTGGGTGCAACAAATCTTCATTTCCAGCCTATGGTCCAAGAAAATAATTTCTCCAGCAACCAATACTAG
- the LOC116001630 gene encoding aspartyl protease family protein 2-like, whose amino-acid sequence MGFSLFHAIAFFLSLFTLPFVSGAGVSAGFQYLKLPLLRKNPFPPNPAKTLSADSRRLSALFTSVPGRRAKLPVTSGANFGTGQYFVQLRVGTPAQELFLVADTGSDLVWVTCSACRECLSRGNGTAFLTRRSSSFRPLHCFDSKCKLVPPPANATCRRTRRGSACRYEYSYADGSLTSGIFARETTTFNVNSGRAVTFKNVELGCSFEASGPSVTGPSFNGAQGVLGLGRGPISLATQLGRRFGNKFSYCLKDYTLAPTPTSYLLIGGAKAEAGAVNDTKMNFTPIINNPLSPTFYYIGIENIFIDNVKLPISPSVWATDEMGNGGTILDSGTTLTFLVEPAYTRIVTEFKRRVKLPKPAAFTSTFDLCVNVSGVPNPSLPQLSIQLAGGSVFSPPTGNYFLDTAPDIKCLSLQPVTSSSGSSVIGNLMQQGFVFEFDNDHSRLGFSRHGCSLS is encoded by the coding sequence ATGGGGTTTTCTCTTTTTCATGCAATCgccttttttctctctctcttcacaTTGCCATTTGTCTCCGGCGCCGGCGTCAGCGCCGGATTTCAGTATCTCAAGCTCCCGTTGCTACGTAAGAATCCTTTCCCGCCAAATCCTGCGAAAACTCTGTCCGCCGACTCGAGGCGGCTTTCGGCTTTATTTACCTCTGTTCCCGGGAGGAGGGCGAAGCTCCCCGTAACTTCCGGCGCGAATTTCGGTACCGGACAGTATTTTGTTCAGTTGCGAGTTGGCACGCCGGCGCAGGAGCTGTTTCTGGTGGCGGACACGGGGAGCGACCTCGTGTGGGTGACGTGCTCCGCCTGTAGAGAGTGTTTGTCACGCGGGAACGGCACCGCTTTCCTCACGCGCCGCTCGTCTAGTTTCCGGCCGTTGCACTGTTTTGACTCGAAATGTAAGCTTGTTCCCCCGCCTGCGAACGCCACCTGCCGCCGCACGCGCCGCGGAAGCGCGTGCCGCTATGAGTACTCCTACGCCGACGGGTCCCTCACAAGCGGGATCTTCGCTCGTGAAACGACGACTTTTAATGTCAACTCCGGGAGGGCGGTGACGTTCAAGAACGTTGAGCTCGGATGTAGCTTTGAAGCTTCCGGGCCGAGCGTTACCGGCCCGAGTTTTAATGGAGCCCAAGGGGTATTGGGTTTGGGCCGAGGCCCGATTTCTTTGGCAACTCAATTGGGCCGGAGGTTTGGTAACAAGTTTTCTTACTGCCTCAAGGACTATACACTCGCACCAACGCCGACTAGCTACCTCTTAATCGGCGGCGCGAAAGCCGAAGCCGGCGCCGTCAACGACACGAAAATGAACTTCACTCCGATAATAAACAACCCTCTTTCCCCAACGTTTTACTACATTGGCATCGAGAACATATTCATAGACAATGTGAAATTACCCATCAGTCCTTCAGTTTGGGCCACAGACGAGATGGGCAATGGGGGGACAATACTTGATTCAGGGACAACATTGACATTTCTTGTCGAGCCAGCCTACACTAGAATAGTAACGGAGTTCAAGCGGCGCGTCAAGCTGCCTAAGCCAGCCGCTTTCACATCGACATTTGACCTGTGCGTCAACGTCTCCGGCGTCCCAAACCCGAGTCTACCTCAACTAAGTATACAACTCGCCGGCGGGTCGGTTTTCTCGCCGCCGACTGGGAACTACTTTCTCGACACGGCGCCGGACATCAAATGCCTCTCACTACAACCGGTCACGTCGAGCTCCGGTTCCTCGGTAATCGGAAACCTAATGCAACAAGGATTCGTGTTCGAGTTTGACAACGATCATTCGCGACTAGGATTCTCACGGCATGGCTGTTCTTTATCCTGA
- the LOC116001564 gene encoding transcription factor bHLH30-like, translating into MQQQSSRDAYMGSGAGNTRSDLMFPEVSPVLPWPVQSFNPVTFQTNPVRDHDQFLIPPPPSPYGGLFNRRPPPPGLQFAYDGQTSEHHHHHLRLISDTLAGHVVQPGLAAPFGLQAELQKMTAQEIMDAKALAASKSHSEAERRRRERINNHLAKLRSLLPSTTKTDKASLLAEVIQHVKELRRQTSIISETTQIPTEVDELTVDNAAADDGKVMIRASLCCEDRSDLLPDLIKALKALRLRTLKAEITTVGGRVRNVLFITGEDGDGDPPSSQQSLQHCSISSIQEALKAVMEKGSGEESGTGNAKRQRTNNINILEQQQQQQQHRSL; encoded by the exons ATGCAGCAACAAAGCAGCAGAGATGCATACATGGGGAGTGGTGCAGGCAATACTAGGTCGGATTTGATGTTCCCAGAAGTGTCTCCGGTTCTTCCGTGGCCGGTTCAGAGCTTCAACCCGGTTACCTTCCAAACCAACCCGGTCCGTGACCACGACCAGTTTCTCATCCCGCCGCCACCCTCGCCATACGGCGGCTTGTTCAACAGGAGGCCGCCGCCGCCGGGGCTGCAGTTTGCTTACGACGGACAGACGTCGgagcaccaccaccaccacctccgCCTCATATCCGATACGCTGGCGGGCCACGTGGTCCAGCCCGGCTTGGCGGCGCCATTCGGGCTCCAAGCCGAGCTGCAGAAGATGACGGCGCAGGAAATCATGGACGCTAAAGCCCTGGCGGCTTCCAAGAGCCACAGCGAAGCCGAAAGGAGGAGAAGAGAAAGAATTAATAATCATCTTGCTAAGCTTCGTAGCCTCCTTCCCAGCACAACAAAG ACGGATAAAGCTTCATTACTAGCGGAGGTGATACAACACGTGAAGGAGCTGAGGAGGCAGACATCAATAATCTCGGAGACGACCCAAATCCCGACGGAGGTGGACGAGTTGACGGTGGACAACGCCGCCGCCGACGACGGAAAGGTGATGATCAGAGCTTCATTGTGCTGCGAGGACAGGTCGGACTTGTTGCCGGACCTAATCAAGGCGCTGAAAGCTCTGAGGCTAAGGACTCTCAAAGCCGAAATCACCACCGTCGGCGGCCGTGTAAGGAACGTTCTGTTCATCACCGGAGAAGACGGCGACGGCGACCCGCCGTCGTCGCAACAAAGTCTCCAGCATTGCTCCATTAGTTCGATTCAAGAAGCGCTGAAAGCTGTGATGGAGAAAGGTAGCGGGGAAGAGTCTGGTACTGGGAATGCAAAGAGACAGAGAACCAACAATATCAATATCcttgaacaacaacaacaacaacaacaacatagatCTCTCTGA